Proteins from a single region of Candidatus Neomarinimicrobiota bacterium:
- the tatC gene encoding twin-arginine translocase subunit TatC codes for MTDPKEMTFLEHLEELRWRILKSLGAIVLFAILAFIKADWLIGFLTAPALRLNQPVILQALKVSDMFMVQLIASLMAGLVLASPVVIYQIWRFVEPAMGRSSKRITLAIVLFGSCFLLAGITFGYLVLLPFSLRFFTALGKGMVEANYSIHAYLGYVVSMLLAAGLVFQLPVISFILTRIGILTPAFLRRHRKFALVGILVFAAILTPPDPLSQLFMAIPLLGLYELSILISRIFYKPEEA; via the coding sequence ATGACTGATCCCAAGGAAATGACCTTTCTTGAGCATCTGGAAGAGCTCCGCTGGCGGATATTAAAAAGCCTGGGCGCCATTGTCCTTTTTGCCATTCTGGCCTTTATCAAGGCCGATTGGCTCATCGGTTTCCTGACCGCTCCCGCTCTCCGACTGAACCAGCCCGTAATCCTGCAGGCGTTGAAGGTATCCGATATGTTCATGGTGCAGCTCATCGCCAGCCTTATGGCCGGGCTCGTCCTGGCCAGTCCGGTGGTTATATACCAGATTTGGCGTTTTGTAGAGCCAGCTATGGGCAGATCCTCAAAACGCATCACACTTGCCATCGTGCTATTCGGATCATGCTTTCTTCTGGCGGGGATCACATTCGGCTATCTCGTGCTGCTGCCCTTCAGCCTCCGGTTTTTCACCGCCCTGGGCAAAGGCATGGTGGAAGCCAATTACAGTATTCACGCCTACCTGGGATATGTGGTCTCAATGCTCCTGGCCGCCGGGCTGGTCTTTCAACTTCCCGTGATTTCCTTCATTCTCACCCGCATCGGGATTCTGACACCCGCCTTTCTCAGGCGACATCGCAAATTCGCACTGGTGGGTATCCTGGTGTTTGCGGCGATTCTTACACCACCCGATCCATTAAGTCAGCTGTTTATGGCGATCCCTCTCCTGGGTTTGTATGAGCTTTCCATCCTTATCTCCAGGATTTTCTACAAACCCGAGGAGGCTTGA
- the meaB gene encoding methylmalonyl Co-A mutase-associated GTPase MeaB translates to MALTLVEQLLAGSSLALAKVISQIENESPQISHLLDALYPRAGTAYRLGITGPPGVGKSTLVDQLTKLYRQAGIKVGIMGVDPTSPFTGGALLGDRLRMSRHQLDEGVYIRSMATRGETGGLAARSQEVGDVLEAAGYEIIIFETVGVGQVELDVVEAVDTTLVVLVPESGDDIQLMKAGIFEIADVFVINKSDREGTGQLRYLLEQLLSLKEDNAGWEAPVCQTTATAGEGIEELLQLIESHQSYLAASGTQLQKRRRRARQRVEALVSKEVMEGFWTPERREALDAGLDTITPYQLARTILDMS, encoded by the coding sequence TTGGCCCTAACCCTGGTTGAGCAACTTCTAGCAGGTTCCTCCCTGGCCCTGGCGAAGGTGATCAGCCAGATTGAAAATGAATCCCCGCAGATTTCCCACCTGCTGGATGCCCTTTACCCTCGCGCCGGTACCGCCTACCGACTGGGGATCACTGGGCCGCCTGGGGTGGGTAAAAGCACTCTGGTAGACCAGCTTACCAAACTCTATCGCCAGGCAGGAATAAAAGTGGGGATTATGGGAGTTGATCCCACCAGTCCCTTCACCGGTGGCGCCCTTCTGGGTGACCGTCTCCGCATGAGTCGCCACCAGCTCGATGAGGGCGTGTATATCCGCAGTATGGCCACCCGGGGTGAGACGGGTGGCCTGGCTGCCCGGAGCCAGGAGGTAGGGGATGTTCTGGAAGCTGCCGGGTACGAGATTATCATTTTCGAAACTGTGGGTGTCGGCCAGGTTGAACTGGATGTAGTGGAGGCGGTGGACACTACACTGGTAGTCCTGGTCCCGGAATCGGGTGACGATATCCAGCTGATGAAGGCTGGTATTTTCGAGATAGCGGACGTGTTTGTGATCAACAAGTCGGATCGGGAGGGCACCGGTCAGCTGCGATACCTTCTGGAGCAGCTGCTTAGCTTGAAAGAGGACAACGCGGGTTGGGAAGCACCGGTCTGCCAGACCACAGCCACGGCAGGTGAGGGCATTGAAGAGCTGCTTCAGCTTATAGAGTCACACCAGTCCTATTTGGCGGCGAGCGGCACCCAGCTCCAGAAACGTCGGCGGCGAGCGCGGCAGAGAGTGGAAGCGTTGGTAAGTAAGGAGGTGATGGAAGGCTTCTGGACCCCGGAACGCCGCGAGGCCTTGGATGCCGGTTTAGACACTATAACACCCTACCAGTTAGCACGCACTATTCTGGATATGTCTTGA
- a CDS encoding Crp/Fnr family transcriptional regulator, with amino-acid sequence MVDQATILREVPIFTELSDEDLGTIMRMTVRRSYPKNAMIVIEEDQGDTLYIIETGTVKITRLNEEGREVILAILGPSEFFGEMALLDGQGRSANVMAIEDTVLFTLNRRDFLDVLERFPSISVQLLREMTLRLRKSDQQIKSLSLSDAEHRIGIALHRFAEDMGIFKMGQVVINRLPYQQDIANMAGTSRETVSRMLKNLEQKGLVEREGRRLLIRDYAAFSHLFG; translated from the coding sequence ATGGTAGACCAAGCGACTATTCTTCGCGAGGTTCCGATCTTCACCGAGTTGAGTGATGAGGATCTGGGCACTATTATGCGAATGACGGTTAGGCGCTCTTACCCGAAAAATGCCATGATTGTCATTGAAGAGGACCAGGGTGACACGCTATATATCATTGAAACCGGGACCGTGAAAATTACCCGGCTCAATGAGGAGGGCCGTGAAGTCATCCTTGCGATTCTCGGTCCTTCGGAATTTTTTGGCGAGATGGCCCTGCTTGACGGGCAGGGGCGTTCGGCCAACGTTATGGCCATTGAAGATACAGTACTTTTTACGCTTAACCGACGGGATTTCCTCGATGTCCTGGAGCGCTTTCCCTCGATATCGGTCCAGCTCCTCCGGGAAATGACCTTACGCCTGCGAAAATCCGACCAGCAGATCAAGTCCCTTTCCCTGTCTGATGCTGAGCACCGGATAGGGATTGCACTGCACCGGTTCGCTGAGGACATGGGTATTTTTAAGATGGGGCAGGTAGTCATCAACCGCTTGCCCTATCAGCAGGATATCGCGAATATGGCCGGGACCAGTCGTGAGACAGTGTCGCGGATGTTAAAAAATCTCGAGCAAAAGGGGTTGGTAGAGCGTGAGGGCCGCCGCCTGCTCATTCGAGACTACGCCGCTTTCTCACACTTATTCGGATAA
- the rpsT gene encoding 30S ribosomal protein S20: MEQHSSTIKRHRQSLKRNARNRSARSKVKTYIKKVEEATTKDAAETALRQAIKELDKSAKARIMHRNRAARLKSSLTRKVASRFAS, translated from the coding sequence ATGGAGCAACACTCATCAACCATTAAGCGGCATCGGCAATCGCTAAAGCGCAACGCGCGCAACCGCTCCGCCCGGTCGAAAGTCAAGACCTACATCAAAAAGGTGGAAGAAGCCACTACGAAGGATGCTGCTGAGACCGCCTTGAGGCAAGCTATCAAGGAATTAGATAAAAGCGCTAAAGCGCGGATCATGCATAGGAACCGGGCCGCCCGACTGAAATCCAGTCTCACCCGAAAGGTAGCCTCCCGCTTCGCATCGTAA
- the guaB gene encoding IMP dehydrogenase, which yields MADRLREGITFDDVLLVPAYSNVLPKDVDVSTRLTRTIHLKIPFLSAAMDTVTEGDMAIALARQGGIGVLHRNLTIEMQTAEVDRVKRSESAMILDPITLPPDKSIGEALEVMRRHQISGVPIVDNDHLVGILTNRDIRFEKDLSRPISQRMTSENLVTVPRGTTLEEAKTVLQQHRIEKLLVVDDGGALCGLITVKDILKKEQHPNACLDSHGRLRVGAAVGTGIDTFDRAAALVAAAVDVIFVDTAHGHSEKVLQTVKELRKRHSGIDIIAGNVATAEGTQALIEAGVDAVKVGIGAGASCTTRIVAGIGVPQLTAVLDAAEVGGKADIPIISDGGMRFSGDIAKSLAAGASSVMLGSIFAGMDESPGETILYDGRRYKSFRGMGSLGAMKEGSGDRYFQEGTASGKMVPEGIEGIVPYRGPVAETIHQLIGGLQSAMGYCGASNIAELQAKRRFVRVTSAGASESHPHEVAVTKESPNYLATGR from the coding sequence GTGGCTGACAGATTACGCGAAGGCATCACCTTTGATGACGTCCTCCTGGTGCCGGCTTATTCCAACGTTTTACCTAAGGATGTAGATGTCTCAACCCGATTGACCCGAACCATTCACCTGAAGATTCCCTTTCTAAGTGCCGCTATGGATACCGTTACCGAAGGGGATATGGCCATTGCCCTGGCCCGGCAGGGTGGTATCGGCGTGCTACACCGCAATCTCACAATAGAAATGCAAACAGCCGAGGTTGACCGGGTGAAACGCTCGGAGAGCGCGATGATCCTCGATCCGATCACTCTCCCTCCCGATAAGTCTATCGGGGAGGCGCTCGAGGTCATGCGGAGGCATCAGATTTCTGGTGTGCCGATCGTCGATAATGACCATCTGGTTGGCATCCTCACGAATCGGGATATCCGTTTCGAGAAGGACCTCTCCCGGCCCATCTCGCAGCGGATGACCAGCGAGAACCTGGTTACCGTACCTAGAGGGACTACCCTCGAGGAGGCCAAGACGGTTCTCCAACAGCACCGCATAGAGAAGCTGTTGGTGGTGGATGATGGTGGTGCGCTGTGTGGCCTCATTACGGTGAAGGATATTCTCAAGAAGGAGCAACACCCTAACGCCTGCCTGGATAGCCACGGCCGGCTGCGGGTGGGTGCCGCCGTGGGAACTGGAATAGATACGTTTGACCGCGCCGCTGCGCTGGTGGCTGCCGCGGTAGACGTCATCTTTGTTGACACTGCCCACGGCCATTCCGAAAAGGTCCTGCAGACCGTGAAGGAGCTGCGGAAACGACACTCGGGGATCGATATTATTGCCGGTAATGTCGCCACCGCTGAGGGGACCCAGGCGCTCATCGAGGCCGGAGTGGATGCCGTGAAGGTGGGGATTGGCGCCGGAGCCAGCTGTACTACCCGGATTGTAGCGGGGATTGGTGTACCGCAGCTGACTGCGGTACTGGACGCCGCCGAAGTCGGTGGGAAGGCGGATATCCCTATCATCTCCGATGGCGGAATGCGTTTTTCCGGCGATATTGCCAAGTCCCTGGCAGCGGGTGCATCATCGGTAATGCTGGGGAGCATCTTCGCCGGCATGGATGAAAGCCCCGGCGAGACCATCCTCTATGACGGGCGGCGATACAAGTCTTTCCGGGGGATGGGGTCATTAGGCGCTATGAAGGAGGGCTCCGGCGACCGCTACTTCCAGGAGGGCACCGCTTCCGGTAAAATGGTCCCGGAAGGGATCGAGGGTATAGTGCCCTACCGGGGACCGGTGGCTGAGACGATCCACCAGCTCATCGGTGGACTGCAGTCGGCTATGGGTTACTGCGGTGCCTCGAATATCGCAGAGTTGCAGGCCAAACGGAGGTTTGTCCGCGTGACCAGCGCTGGAGCCAGTGAAAGCCACCCCCACGAAGTGGCCGTAACGAAAGAGTCACCCAACTACCTGGCGACGGGGAGGTGA
- the hutH gene encoding histidine ammonia-lyase, translating into MKSFLIDIKDYQLNDFKHFLKSSPPVALSDRARERIVRSRLTLENILADKTTTIYGINTGFGKLSTVRISGDEHQTLQRNLIRSHAVGVGPPLQAEAVRLTMLLKALSLSQGYSGVRLEVLEQLLAFLNGNALPVIPSQGSVGASGDLAPLSHMTLALMGEGEVLLNGAPAPAVQAIERLGLQPLVLQAKEGLALINGSQVSTALGLLAMIRLRNLAQVADVMGALSVDGLAGTPQPFRPEVHELKKHAGQKVSAANLYRLMEGSAIRESHRYGDERVQDIYSLRCMPQIHGACRDALDFATRQLLNEASSVSDNPLIFPDSGQVISAGHFHGEAAALACDLAALAAAEMGNISERRIFALLSGSAGLPTFLISKPGLNSGFMMMQVTAAALASENKTLAHPASVDTIPTGADQEDHVSMSAWASRKLLQLVDNLEHILALEYVTACQGVDFHGGLEAGRGAMAAYRILRERVPFLDEDRPLAPDIAQARELIASGAVVEAVEQVVPLL; encoded by the coding sequence CGGATTGTCCGGTCACGCCTCACCCTTGAGAACATTCTCGCTGATAAAACCACAACTATTTACGGCATAAATACCGGTTTCGGTAAGCTGAGCACCGTGCGCATATCCGGCGATGAGCACCAAACGCTGCAACGTAATCTCATCCGCTCCCATGCGGTAGGTGTCGGGCCGCCCCTGCAGGCTGAGGCCGTGCGACTTACTATGCTGCTAAAAGCTCTCTCATTAAGCCAAGGGTACAGCGGCGTACGTCTGGAGGTCTTGGAACAACTGCTGGCCTTTTTGAATGGCAACGCCTTACCAGTGATCCCATCCCAGGGTTCGGTAGGCGCCAGTGGTGACCTGGCACCTCTGTCACATATGACGCTGGCCTTAATGGGTGAGGGGGAAGTACTTCTAAATGGCGCACCTGCCCCGGCAGTCCAGGCCATAGAGCGCCTCGGGCTTCAGCCGTTGGTCCTGCAAGCCAAGGAAGGTCTGGCGCTCATTAACGGGTCTCAGGTCTCCACCGCCCTGGGACTGCTGGCCATGATTCGGCTGCGGAATTTGGCGCAGGTGGCGGATGTTATGGGTGCCTTATCGGTGGATGGCCTGGCGGGCACACCCCAGCCTTTCCGACCCGAGGTGCATGAATTAAAGAAGCACGCCGGTCAGAAGGTCTCCGCCGCCAACCTCTATCGGCTGATGGAGGGGAGTGCTATCCGGGAAAGCCACCGCTACGGAGATGAGCGCGTGCAGGATATCTACAGCCTGCGCTGCATGCCCCAGATCCACGGCGCTTGTCGTGATGCCCTCGATTTTGCCACCCGCCAGTTGCTGAACGAAGCTTCCAGTGTCAGCGACAATCCGTTGATATTCCCTGATAGTGGTCAGGTGATCTCGGCGGGCCATTTCCACGGCGAAGCCGCTGCTTTGGCCTGCGACCTGGCAGCCCTGGCGGCGGCTGAAATGGGCAATATCAGCGAGCGACGCATCTTTGCCCTGCTCAGCGGGAGTGCTGGTCTACCTACTTTTCTCATTTCAAAACCCGGTCTAAATTCCGGTTTTATGATGATGCAAGTCACGGCGGCTGCGCTGGCCTCCGAGAACAAAACACTCGCTCATCCCGCCAGTGTAGATACTATTCCCACCGGTGCAGACCAGGAGGATCACGTGTCGATGTCCGCCTGGGCCAGTCGCAAGCTGCTCCAACTGGTGGATAATTTGGAGCATATCCTGGCCCTGGAATATGTCACGGCCTGCCAGGGAGTGGACTTTCATGGTGGGTTGGAAGCGGGGCGCGGTGCGATGGCAGCCTATCGGATTCTTCGGGAGCGGGTCCCGTTTTTAGATGAGGACCGCCCGCTCGCACCGGATATCGCCCAGGCACGCGAACTCATCGCCTCCGGGGCCGTCGTCGAAGCCGTTGAACAGGTAGTACCCCTGCTGTGA